The Patescibacteria group bacterium genome has a window encoding:
- the mraY gene encoding phospho-N-acetylmuramoyl-pentapeptide-transferase — translation MFHALCSLFMPELQLVRILLLTSLSFVLAFACTPILTHFLYKYKMGKKIRNNGNTPIFTALHLHKAGTPTMGGVLIWGTLLILIIVFFYLGKFFPSLSALNFFSRSETLLPLGILIFSAIIGLADDWLDIRGQGKGGLRMKHRLLIYTVIAAIGAAWFYFKLDWTTLHIPFLGNFEIGAWYIPFFIFVIVATAFSVNETDGLDGLAGGTLLIAFASFSVISFSLGRFDLAAFCGVIIGALIAFLWFNITPARFIMGDTGAMSMGIALGVIALLTNSAFILPLVGFIFVIESLSVIIQLTSKKLRGGKKVFQSAPIHHHFQAIGWSEPKIVMRFWMIAGVAAAIGLAMFFLDIKF, via the coding sequence ATGTTCCATGCTCTTTGCTCCTTGTTTATGCCCGAGCTTCAATTAGTCCGAATCTTATTGCTAACCTCGCTGTCTTTTGTCCTTGCCTTTGCCTGTACGCCGATCCTGACCCATTTTTTGTATAAATATAAGATGGGCAAGAAGATCCGCAACAACGGCAATACGCCGATCTTCACCGCCCTGCATCTGCATAAAGCCGGCACGCCGACCATGGGCGGAGTTTTGATCTGGGGAACTTTGCTTATTTTGATCATTGTTTTTTTCTATTTGGGAAAATTTTTCCCCAGTCTGTCGGCTTTGAACTTTTTTTCCCGCTCTGAAACTCTTTTGCCTTTGGGAATTTTGATTTTTAGCGCCATCATCGGCTTGGCCGATGACTGGCTGGATATCCGGGGCCAGGGCAAAGGCGGCTTGCGCATGAAACACCGCCTTCTTATCTATACGGTGATCGCGGCGATCGGCGCGGCTTGGTTTTATTTTAAATTGGATTGGACGACTTTGCATATTCCGTTTTTGGGAAACTTTGAGATCGGCGCCTGGTATATTCCGTTTTTTATTTTTGTCATTGTCGCCACCGCTTTCTCCGTTAACGAAACCGATGGCTTGGACGGTTTGGCCGGCGGAACTTTGTTGATCGCTTTTGCTTCTTTTTCGGTAATTTCTTTTTCTTTAGGCAGATTCGATCTGGCCGCTTTTTGCGGAGTCATCATCGGCGCTTTAATCGCCTTTCTTTGGTTTAATATTACTCCGGCCAGATTTATCATGGGCGATACCGGAGCGATGAGCATGGGGATCGCGCTTGGTGTTATCGCCTTGCTGACCAACAGCGCTTTTATCCTGCCGTTGGTCGGTTTCATTTTTGTGATCGAATCTTTATCGGTTATCATTCAGCTAACTTCCAAAAAATTACGCGGCGGAAAAAAAGTTTTCCAATCCGCGCCGATCCATCATCATTTTCAGGCGATCGGCTGGTCCGAGCC